DNA sequence from the Centropristis striata isolate RG_2023a ecotype Rhode Island chromosome 17, C.striata_1.0, whole genome shotgun sequence genome:
CTGTTATTTTATGAGTCAGATACATCAACTTTGTCACAAGACTTCAACGTCAGTACCGTTAGCTTCAGACAATCTTCaataagctaaccagctgtttgACAAGCTAGTGAAACCATAGCGgaataaatactttataaatataaatataaacaaactgCCTTAATCTGCACTCTTCTGTGTTCACTGTATGATGTACACTCTGTGTTTACTGaattaatccatccatccattgttttaatttttatctggCGACACCAAGCTATTCTATATTTCTGGCCTATTTGTGGAATTAATAACAAAAAGATATGAAGATCTAATCTTCAGGTATGACTGatggactttttttcttctctttcagaCTCAAACAAGAGAATTGTCATcttaggaaaacctggaattgGGAAAAgcagcctggctaacaccataTTTGGAGAGAAACGGTTCAGGACCTACAGCGCTCTTGACtctgaaacaaataaatgtcaaagAGAAACCAAATCTGTCAACGGAAGAAGAATCACTCTGATCGACACTCCTGGTTACTTTGACACAGAGAGACctgaggaggagctgaaggcTGAGATAGTGAGGTGTATCACAGAGTGCTCTCCTGGGCCTCATGCTTTTCTCATTGTGCTTAAAGTGGAGAAATTCACAGAGCAAGAACAGGCTGTCATCACAAAAATAAAGCAACTCTTTTCTGAAGAAGTCTACAAATATGCAACGGTTCTCTTCACTCATGGTGACCAGCTCCCTGAAGGACAGACAATTATGGAGTTTGTCCACCAGAATCAGCTTTTGAGTGATGTGGTGAAGAAGTGTGGAGGCCGCTGCCACGTAGTCGATAATAAATACTGGAAGAACGACCAGCAGGATGAATACAGAAGCAACAAGTTCCAGGTGAAGGAGCTCCTCAAGACAATAGATGAGATAACTGAGGCAAACAGAGGAGGCTGCTACACCAATGAGATGCTACAAGCAGCAGAGGAAATGATCCAACAAGAGGAGGAGCGCATTAGAAAGTCATCACCAAACATGTCAGAGGAAGAGATCAGAGAGCAGGCTAAGGGCAGAGTATCTGAGAAGTATACGATCAAACTAGCAGGTTTTACAAAAGGGGCATTGATCGCAGCTTTTTGTGGGTTAGCATTGAGTGGATCAGTGCCAGGTGTAGCAATATTTGCTGCTGTTGGAGCTGTGATGATCGGAGGTTTGATAGACTATATTCAAAGTGAGGGAGCAGGCACACCACAGGGAACAGCAGAAATGGTAGAAGAGGCTGTTATGACTGATTATCACACCTAAAGTTAAGAGCCATGAGGAGGAGAATTTATCATGAAACAGTCACATTTTCCTATATATTGTGACATAGATATGACATATGACTATGCACTGGTAATCAGAAGGATGCTTTCTTcaacaatattttacattttaatacaaCCCTtattataaaaagtaaataaaacaattggATATTACACTGatgtatttaattgaaaactgtactaagacagaatattttatattaaaactgaaaagtttgtttttgtcaatattcTGAATTtaaagcatgtttttatttacgttttacatATTTACCAGCCActtttcacaagatttattacaaAGTCATATCTGTCTGTAGATGGGAGAAAATCTTGGTGTGAACAATCCAATTATGTTGAATCACATGTAATATGTAATTATGTCTGCCTTCAGCTTCaacttatttctgttttatgagCTAACCACAGAGTGTCTTATTTCATACGCTGTCCAGTGCATAACCTGTAAACTGTAATCAAcgagataaaacatttttaacacaatttATAGATTCAAATcttaaaaattgtttaaatcAAACCAGTGTACACTGTTTCCTGTTGCTAAAGATGtgctatttaattttttgttgtgtatttgtgtctgtaattttatgaaatatgaataaaataaaaagaaacttgtaaaaatatgtttttgagcATTTGGTATCTAGTATTAATCTTCTTAGTTATTTACTAGTTAAAGTTTATTCAGTCAGATAACTATCCTCTGCCCTAAAggaacactttttatttttgcctaATATTCCCTTCTTGTCAACACAACTGCAACCCTCAAGGTTGTTGGGAATACGTTTCTTTTAAATTTACAGCTGAAATATTTCTTGAGTAAGGAGCGGAATATaactttatgtatttttacatgGACAGTTTAAGGTTAACCCTGCCAAGAAAACTGGATGTCAGCTATttcctgtcactcaaagagactcaAATAGACTTCCAGTAAATCATGTACTTGAAGGAGGGCAGAACAGATTCTAAAGGAAAGTGGTAGAGCTGCTGTCAAACCTgtttagattaaaaataaagtaatctgCCTACAGGCCACAGCGTCATCACAATTGTTTTCAGCCTGTAAACTTGTACAGGTGACTCCCTGCAGTGGATACTGCCAATAAAAACCGAGAAAAACAATTCCTCTTGACTAGCTCTGTCTTAGAGAAACTCCTATGTAAATCAGGGATTCTACATAATgatagaacaaaacaaaaaacaatcttaaattaattgcaataaaaacattttttatccattcaaaatgtactttaaagggggattttttcttatatttaatACTCTTACCAACATAAGAGTGGATACATAGGCTTGctttatgtattgtatttattattgtaaattaattcaGCACAGTACTTAGAGGGCTACACACATATTGATGTTCATACAACTGGAGTTAcgtccattcattcattcattcattacccttAACAGCTAATCCAACCTCAGGATTATATACTTTGTGGGGCTTGAAGGTAATTCAACCCTTTAGGAGTTTAAATTCAGACAAACCATGTGCcagcatttattatttactcatattttctgaaattaaaatgaatctcTGCAGCAGCACCAGCCGGTTTGTGTCATCAGCAAAATTCTGATTGGAGCAGTAGGACATGACATCACCCTTTTCCCCTGAAGCCCTACCAGGATGGAATATTTGTGGAAAATAAAGTGGAATATTTGTGGGTATTTACTGTTTGAATTAACAGTTTATGGAACAGATTTAGTAAGAGAGAGGAAAACCTCCTCTGTCAGGAGGAGGGCACAATTGTTTATGAGGTTTCTGAGGAATGTAGTTGATCCACTGCTGAGTGTCAaggtacaaaaaaacaacaggtgaTACAGGAAACATATTCACAAAGTCTCTGGCAGTCGTGTCAATCGGACTATTTGTCGCTTCAGAGTTACTTCACTGTTGACAACATGAAcggtaaattaatttatttcagttatttcagTCGGGGTTTCTCattaagatatttaaataaaagttattttttatcgTGCAGGGGATAAACTTAGACAGTGTCCGTTTTTTCCTTctcattttaattttgctgGACAGTGATTGGTAGAAAAGATTAGATATTCTTGATCATTAATGTGTTAGTTGAtgcctttttatgttttcaccATTCTTCCTTTTATGCTAATACAGTTTCAAGTGTTAACTGCTTTCTGAccaatgaggattttttttgttatcgatctattgtgtatgtttttatacatgaaGGAAGACAATACCTGTGAGGATGAAGAGGGTAACAATTGGGCATTTCAGAGGAAAGAGGACATTTTTTTAGGAATAATGGTGTTATTCATTACTACATTATTTAACAAGTGCTCCcaacttgtctttttttaatagtagaAATGAAAAGATTTGATTTACTTTTGTGTATCAGCTCTCAAGTtatcaaatataaattaactcaaatttaaaatacatcTACAACTGCTGTAATAAAATCAGTAATTGTAAAATGCAGCATTCATCTGGCCGGTAACATTTCTGCAGAATACTCCCAGTCAGTTGCTGACAGTTATGTCAGTTGctataaaatatttatcaagaaataaaagaaaatctcTTTTTGTTCAAAAAGCcactaaacacaaacagaaacatcaaTCACCCAAAAAGTACCAAGCTGTGCACTACATTTCAGCAACGTCTAGATGTCAGCACAGATCTAGTTTGAAAAGAGATTTTGGCCACCAgacaagtttaatttaacattctCTCATTTCACCAGCTGATGAGAGTAGAGAGAAACAAATGCTGCTGCAGGGATGTCTGAAGGTGGTAAATCTATGATAAGACGTTAAAAtatgaaagttttatttttatattctatgttTATTCCCATGGAAATATTGAGTTTTATTTCAagtttacaaaaacaaatacttAGGAAAAGCAAGGCAGTCATTTCTTCAATTGTCATAGagttgtgagaaaaaaagtactaAAACATTCCACAGTATTagtgatggattttttttttctttcagtgtcCGACACAAAGAGGATTGCCATCTTGGGAAAAACTGGAGCTGGGAAAAgcagcctggctaacaccataTTAGGAGAGAAACTGTTCATGATCAGTGACTCACCCAACtctgaaacaaataaatgtcaagctaaaaacaaatctgtcaaCGGACAAAGAATCACTCTGATCGACACTCCTGGTTTCTTTGACACACACAGATctgaggaggagctgaaggcTGAGATAGTGAGGTGTATCACAGAGTGCTCTCCTGGGCCTCATGCTGTTCTCATTGTGCTTAAAGTGGAGAAATTCACAGAGCAAGAACAggatatcatcaagaaaacaataGAATATTTTTCTGAAGAAGTCTTCAAATACGCAACAGTTCTCTTCACTCATGGTGACCAGCTCAGTGATGGACAGACAATTATGGAGTTTGTCCAAAAGAATAAGTCATTGAGTGATCTTGTTAAGAAGTGTGGAGGCCGCTGTCATGTCATTGATAATAAATACTGGAATAACGACCAGCAGGATGAATACAGGAGCAACAAGTTCCAGGTGGAGGAGCTCCTCAAGACAATAGATGAGATAACTGATGCAAACAGAGGAGGCTGCTACACCAATGAGATGCTACAAGCAGTGGAGGAAATGATCCAACAAGAGGAGGAGCGCATTAGAATGTTATCACCTAACATGCCAGAGGAAGAGAACAGAGAGCAGGCTAAAGTCAACACAGCCAAGAAGCTTTGGATCAAACTGGCAGGTATTGCAACAGGTGCATTATTAGGAGCTTTACTTGGTGTAGGAGTTGCTGTTGTGGTCATGGTTTTAAAGCGTGGAGCAGTACCAACactaaaagcagcagcagcaggaggagcagcagtggGAACTGTGATTGGAGGTGTTACAGGATATATTGCAGCTGAGAATGCTGATTCAGTActggaaggaggaaagaaggcaGCAAAGGCTGTCTGGGATGAAGCCAAATCTGTTATAGATAAAGCAAATGATTTCATGGACGGGCCGTCACATCCCAAAAAAGAATAAAGCCAAAACATGCTGTGACaatcaaaagatccttcgctcctacagccatcaggttGTCTaattctaacagagctaacagacaaactgaatttcccctcgggtataaataaagtaattttgatttgactttgattttgatttgatttgattattgaAGACGGGGaagataatttatcattaaaaagtcaaattgtCCTGTAGATGACATGAAAATCCTATGTGATCTGATCCTtccttgtttgtattttattttataatccaTGAACTACTGCACACCTGTGTTGGTTTGTTTCTCACAGAAGTAGAATTTATTTGTGGTATAACTCTACTAAACATGTTGCTTCAGAGTTATTTTACACtttattacttaaaaatgtaactaCACATTATATATCTAATGCACTTTAACAATTCAATAATCTTGCTCCTTATGTTTTAAGGGCCTTACACTTAAATTACAGATATTAGGGCCTGACCTGCATGGTTTTTTTTGAGACTGATATAAAAGACTTCAGAGATTACTGAGCAGGAATAAAAACTGGGGATATTATACtgatatatttaattgaaagcTGAACtatgacagtatattttatgttaaaactgaaatccttgtttttgtcaatattgtGAATTTGATGCATGTTTTGATTTTCGTTTTACATATTAACCAGCCACTTTTCACAGTgaagaagagggagagaagCTATTAAAAAGTCATATCTGTCTGTAGATGGGAGAAAATCTTGTTCTGAACAATCCAATTATGTTCAGTTACATGTAATATGTAATTATTCCTTCAGCTTCaacttatttctgttttatgagCTAACCACAGTGTCTTATTTCACATGCTGTCCAGTGCATAACCTGTAAACTGTAATCAACGagatgaaacatttttaacaaaatttaTATATTCAAATCTTAAGAATTGTTTAAATCAAACCAGTGTACACTGTTTCCTGTTGCTGTTGACATACTATATCatttttgttgtgtattttgtgtctgcaATATTATGAACGATGAATAAACAGAAACTtgtgaaaaatattatttgaGCAAGTAAAGTTTTTCTTGGTAAAGTTACACTGAATTCTGATTGGTGTCACAGTTCAAATGAAGTCTGGTCCAGACTTGGGTTCATGTAGCCGTCACTCAGAGTATTAATCTGCTTTAGAAAATATAGTTATTTAACAGTTAATATTTATTCAGTCAGATAACTATCCTGTGCCCTGatggaacattttattttaattaaattaccgCTGCCAAGAAAACTAG
Encoded proteins:
- the LOC131990176 gene encoding GTPase IMAP family member 7-like, translating into MDDSNKRIVILGKPGIGKSSLANTIFGEKRFRTYSALDSETNKCQRETKSVNGRRITLIDTPGYFDTERPEEELKAEIVRCITECSPGPHAFLIVLKVEKFTEQEQAVITKIKQLFSEEVYKYATVLFTHGDQLPEGQTIMEFVHQNQLLSDVVKKCGGRCHVVDNKYWKNDQQDEYRSNKFQVKELLKTIDEITEANRGGCYTNEMLQAAEEMIQQEEERIRKSSPNMSEEEIREQAKGRVSEKYTIKLAGFTKGALIAAFCGLALSGSVPGVAIFAAVGAVMIGGLIDYIQSEGAGTPQGTAEMVEEAVMTDYHT
- the LOC131990177 gene encoding GTPase IMAP family member 7-like codes for the protein MDFFFLSVSDTKRIAILGKTGAGKSSLANTILGEKLFMISDSPNSETNKCQAKNKSVNGQRITLIDTPGFFDTHRSEEELKAEIVRCITECSPGPHAVLIVLKVEKFTEQEQDIIKKTIEYFSEEVFKYATVLFTHGDQLSDGQTIMEFVQKNKSLSDLVKKCGGRCHVIDNKYWNNDQQDEYRSNKFQVEELLKTIDEITDANRGGCYTNEMLQAVEEMIQQEEERIRMLSPNMPEEENREQAKVNTAKKLWIKLAGIATGALLGALLGVGVAVVVMVLKRGAVPTLKAAAAGGAAVGTVIGGVTGYIAAENADSVLEGGKKAAKAVWDEAKSVIDKANDFMDGPSHPKKE